A window of Candidatus Protochlamydia phocaeensis genomic DNA:
CCGCCTTTAATAAAGGCTTTTGTGGCTGATAAAAGGCTTTAAGATCATTTATAGCTTTTTCAATTGTTTGCTCCGCATAGTCTTGTCGATCCCATTTGTCAGGATTTTTACCTTTTCTGTTTGTGTATAGTTTTGATTGTTTAATAAGGTGGAAGATTTGATCTTTATTTTGTGTGAAGTACGCAAGCATTTTGCATAAATGAAAGTCAGCTTTGGAGGCGTCGTTGTTGAAGTCTGAAATATCGCCTTCATCATAAAGCTTCTTAAATTTAGCAGCTTCCTGTGTTGTCCTACATAGTGATAATACTTCGCTATCTTTGATAGAAGGACTGATTTGCTTAATTGTTTGTAGCGAAGATTTTTCTTTGAAATGTTCCTTGTAAAACTTATCTAGAAATTCTTGGGCTGTTTTAATTTCGGCGTGGCCTGGCAGAATATTTCCTGTCACAGTAATAAATTTATTGTGATCATAAATTTCGATCTGTCCCTTTTTACACAATTGGCCGGGTTTATTGCCTTTAATAAACACATGCAGGCCATTTCCGGAAATGCTGCGCTCGCAATAGGAGGTACTTCCTTTATAGATGTCTTCCGCCCAGTCAAATATTTGATCCTCTTTGCATACGTGATCTAAATCAATGCAAGTCAGCTCTATCTCTTTATTTAAAGCTATAGCTGGCGCAAATTGCCCAGGATTGTTTTCAATAAAGCTTCGCACATGAGCTAGGGTCCCCCATGTGGTAGGATCATTACTTTTTGCGTTTGTGTTGGTATGTGGGTTGATAGGACGCTTGTTGTCGGCAATATCGGATATTACCCAAATAGCTTTTGATATTAATGGCGCAAAAGCCTTTTCAATATTGTCAAAATCAATTTTTTCTGTTAAATTAAGGCTATTCATTAGGACGTTCCAGTTAAGGGCCATGCGTCAACATGGCCTAGTTCTTACGATTCCAATCTATTACTAAAATCCACTAAAGATACGTCCACAAGCGCTTTCCACTTGCAGATCTCCTCTATTTTGCTCTCTAGATAATCTAGACGCCCATTTATATTATTTAGATGTGGAATATTAGATTCTTCTGGAAGGTCTTGGTATTGATAATGTGTTCTAAGCCAATTAAGAACATCTCCTTTTAAATAGCGAACACATGTTTTTGAAATATGAAAATGCGGAGGCGCTTGTTTGGCTGTCCGCATACGAGAAAGCGCACTTTGGCTTTTAAATATTCTAGGAAGGATACATATCAAATCTGCGTCGGAAACAATCTCAGGTAATTGTTTATCAATAGTTTGTAAGAAAAGGTCTAATGTTTTTACATTCATGAAAACTTCCTTCTTGTTAAAAGGAAGCCGAAAAAGAAACTAGATAGTTGCGTAGTTTCTCTGTCTCTTTCTTATAAAATATAAGATAAAGATGACAAAAATTTACGCAACTAAGTATGGTGAGGTTAATGTATGGTAACCTTACCATTAAGACACGCGAGGGCCGGCCAGGGCTTATCGCGTGTTCTAGTTTTAAGCCAAATTCGGCTTCAATAGATTCCCCACCTTCATAATGCCTTTTTTAATAATAATCAAGACTCTTTATGCAAAATTTTTGTTTAGTTGCAACGAGTTACAAAACATCCTCTTTATTATGCGGGAAGTAAGCTATTGAATAGCCTTGAAGAACTTTTGGTGTAAGCTCAAACTCTAAACCCATTATCTTACTTGCAAGTTTCAAGTTTCGGATCACTTGTGTACGATGGATTCTATTGCCTTGATCTGTTACAAACACATAGTCGTTGTTGTTTTTACTAAACATTTCAATCAAGTTTGTCAGAGATATAGGCATTTTTGTTTTTTTATCTTTGAACTCAATCTTTCCTGGATATATTTGGGTTTTTCTTAGATCTAGAACCTCTTCTAAAGTCTTTCCAGAAAACAGCATTACGGCAACTATAATGGCATCTCTTTCATTTAATTTTATGAGAGTATCTAAAAGCAAGCAGGAGTCTATATCTTTAGTTAAAGCTCGTTCTGCTATGCTAGACAGCATATGTATAATTTCGCACGCTGTAGGGTTTTTGTGTGGCGTTCCTTGAGGATCATAATTTAATGAAAAAGCATAAAAGGATTTTAAACAGGTCTTACGAGATTGTTTTGTTGCAGGAGCCCAATTTTGAAGTGCATTTATTTTCTTACTAGCCTGATCGTACCAATTTAGTGTTAAATCGGTTAAAGCTGCATAGGGATTAATAATGTCGGCTTCAATTAGTTTAAGCATACCATTAAGGTAATTGTATTTTGTCACACGTGTAAGTTCTGCATTAAAAACGGCGTCGCGCCATGAAATAATAGCATCCCAAATCGTATAGTTGATCTTTTTAAATGCATCCTTGAATTGTTCGGATAATTTGTTTTTATGCGCTTTTTTTTCAATAACATCTAAATCATTTTCCTGAGATATTTCCTTTGTAAATGCTTTCCATTTTTCAGATAGCGTAAGCTCTGGTTTTTTTTGAAATTTCAGATTTGCTAGTCTTTCAAATAAATCCGTCATTTTTTTAACTTCTCTAAAACAAAATTCTTAATTGCTATCTCACTTCCTAAGTGTGATAGATCCGTATTGCTTTCTTCAATGGCGGCAATTAAGGCTCTAATAAGTTCAGCTCTACTTACGGCTGCTTTTGTATTTAAACGAATATTTGAAGCCAGCTGGTCTAGCCAGTGAATTTGTTTATCGAGCAATACAACAGTTATTTTGCTCCATTCTTCTTTGTGTTCTATTGGTCTGCCACGGGCTTGCTTTACAGTTGAAACATCTTGCAGAGGTATATCAATCTTTTGCGCCTTAGCAGAAGGCTCTATCACAGGTTTTTCTTGCTGGCTTGGCTTTCCTATTGAGAAGATATCATCCACTTTTTTTCCTAGTCTTGACGGAGCGCTTTGGCTTTGTGTTTGATGTGGCTTGTTCGCTTTTTTGTTTTTCTTGCCCATTATTGCCTTTACCTTTTGTTCTTTGAATGATTTCTTTTGCTAATGCTTGATAAGCTTCTGCGCCAGTAGAGCTCCAGTCATATTGAAAGATTGTTTTGCCAAAAGAGGGCGCTTCTGCCAGCTTGATATTTGTTTTAATCTCTGTCTTAAACACAGCATTTTGAAATTGTTTTCTTATGATGTCTGATATTTCGGTGGTGACTTTAGCTCTTTGATCAACCATAGTTAATAGAATGCCTAGCAGCTCGCCTTTTGCTCCTATCCCTGCTTTTACCCGCTCAATAGAATCTAACAGATTAACTAAGCCCTCTAGTGCAAGATAATGAGGCATAACGGGCACAAGGTAGTGATCGCAAGCCACTAAAGCATTGACAGGTAGTAAAGACATAGTAGGAGGACAATCTAGAATAATTGTGTCGAATTTAGGAATTATGGATTTAATTCCATCCTTAATTCTTTCCGTCCTTTTTTCATGGTTAGCTAGATTTATGTCAAAATTAGCGAGAGCCATAGAACCAGTGACTAGATGCAAATTAGGTATATTTGTGTCTCTAATGACTTCCTCTATTGGTAAGTCGTCAATTAATACCTCAGCAATTGAAGGCGTCAGTTCTTGCCTTCCCACACCAAGAGATAAAGAAGCCGAGCCTTGGCTATCTAGGTCGATAAGCAAAACCTTTTGATTCTGCATACTAAGTGCGTGGCTTAGATTGACTGCGGATGTTGTTTTCCCAACGCCACCTTTGCTTTGAATACAGGCAATAATCATGTGAACCTTAAAGCTTTATTTTTGGAATTAATTCCATCCTTAAATACATAAATCCTTCAATCCTTACGGATGTAATTCTTGACGTAAAGCCTTCTTTCCATCCATAATGCAGACTAGTTTATAATGCTACTTATAATATAGTCTCTGATTTTCTGCCATAAATAAGGAATTCCATCATGACTATTATCCATCAAGACGTCATTCCATCAGGATATAAGGAATTAATTCCATCCTTAAATCCTTCCACCTTTACATACGCACAAGTTAAACATCTTCGAGAAGAGGCTATTTGGAATAACCTTGATAGAGTGAACCTTTCTCAAGCCTTAAGCGCTTGGTATGATTCAATGAGTAGTTTGACAGCGCTAAATTATCAATCTGGAATGCGCAAGCTTGTTGAATTTGGATTTCTTAACCCTTTCATGTCTTTACAGCAATTTTCCCAGTTGAACCATAACGCTATTATTGATCGCATCAAGAAAGATAAATCTATTCAATGGTCTGAATGTTCACGACAAGCAAGAGCCGCTGCCTTTATTTCTTTTACCTCTTATCTTTGTCGGCAAACCGATGGCCTTATCAAAAAAGCACTACCTAATAGAGAAGAAGCGAATAAGACTTTTAAGCGAGTGCATAAGCATGTAGTTACCGAAGCTATGAC
This region includes:
- a CDS encoding AAA family ATPase, whose product is MNSLNLTEKIDFDNIEKAFAPLISKAIWVISDIADNKRPINPHTNTNAKSNDPTTWGTLAHVRSFIENNPGQFAPAIALNKEIELTCIDLDHVCKEDQIFDWAEDIYKGSTSYCERSISGNGLHVFIKGNKPGQLCKKGQIEIYDHNKFITVTGNILPGHAEIKTAQEFLDKFYKEHFKEKSSLQTIKQISPSIKDSEVLSLCRTTQEAAKFKKLYDEGDISDFNNDASKADFHLCKMLAYFTQNKDQIFHLIKQSKLYTNRKGKNPDKWDRQDYAEQTIEKAINDLKAFYQPQKPLLKAVGLGQFLITPIPEKPFIFSWCREQNTIMIHAWRGIGKTLFALNVAYSMASGAEFLGWKTDKPRRVLYIDGEMPAIALQERLANIVKRNKDKTPPNDDYFQLIASDQQELGIPYLDTAEGQALLQPYVEKADVIIIDNLSTLTCQPENEAQAWLPMQKWMLAQRRAGKTIILIHHTGKGGAQRGSSKREDILDVVINLRRPKDYMPEQGARFELHFEKTRGISGKQVRPLEINVEDKNGILFWAHKELESAILDQIKELIKLGLKDNDIWHELEIGRATYYRYKKKLTESKDNSEQNTQF
- a CDS encoding helix-turn-helix transcriptional regulator; protein product: MNVKTLDLFLQTIDKQLPEIVSDADLICILPRIFKSQSALSRMRTAKQAPPHFHISKTCVRYLKGDVLNWLRTHYQYQDLPEESNIPHLNNINGRLDYLESKIEEICKWKALVDVSLVDFSNRLES
- a CDS encoding ParA family protein, with amino-acid sequence MIIACIQSKGGVGKTTSAVNLSHALSMQNQKVLLIDLDSQGSASLSLGVGRQELTPSIAEVLIDDLPIEEVIRDTNIPNLHLVTGSMALANFDINLANHEKRTERIKDGIKSIIPKFDTIILDCPPTMSLLPVNALVACDHYLVPVMPHYLALEGLVNLLDSIERVKAGIGAKGELLGILLTMVDQRAKVTTEISDIIRKQFQNAVFKTEIKTNIKLAEAPSFGKTIFQYDWSSTGAEAYQALAKEIIQRTKGKGNNGQEKQKSEQATSNTKPKRSVKTRKKSG